Below is a window of Excalfactoria chinensis isolate bCotChi1 chromosome 9, bCotChi1.hap2, whole genome shotgun sequence DNA.
GGTAAGTGgtctttgttttctccttcaatAAATCACttccctttttttgtgtgtttctcaGAATTTGTGGATGTaacccttttcttcttctattcCACCTTACACAGACCACTTATGAAATTGGGATCGTGCGccagtttccattttcttcagttttgcaaCGCATGTGTGTGATAGCGAGAATTCTTGGGGAGAAGAGAATGGATGCTTATATGAAAGGTGCTCCTGAAGTGATTGCAAGCTTGTGTAAGCAGGAAACAGGTAAGGGAACggcctgatttttttttttcttgtgcagctcagctgtgaTATGACTAATTTTAATGACTCTTAACTTGACCATTTTATAGTTCCTGTTGACTTTGAGAGTGTCCTGGAAGAATACACCAAGCAGGGCTTCCGAGTTATTGCGCTTGCTCACAGAAAATTGGAGTCTAAACTTACATGGCACAAAGTTCAGACTATTAATAGGTAAGagtggctttgcttttttttgttttttctttctttcagctaaATAACAGCAGGCTTTAAAAATTGCATGCTTTGGAGTAATGCCATTATGCTTAATTTGGTTTAAATCCAATTACTTGtcttcttttgcttgttttcgTCTTGCTATGCAGTTCCATCTGTTCATTAATTGAACTCTGAGCAATACATAGGAACTTAAAGAAGTCTTCCTCCAATAGTGTTACAAAAATTTACAGTGGCAGTAGCACACGCAAGATCTGTAAATGCATTGAGTTTCATGTGAAATGAAGTTAAGAAGTCACTTAATTAACTAACAGCTATTAATCTCCCTATCTTTGGCAATTTAGTGTGGTAGTTTGTATGCTCTGGTTCAGGTAATCGGGAAGAGAAATCAGAGATCCATTCTAAACAACATTTGTCTGTGAATGCTGTTCCAGAGCATTTTTTCCAAGAGTAACCTTTCTTTTTGGGAATGTGAGATCTTCTAGAAAGATTTCTGATTGAAAACCCATGCAGTTGTGCATGAGAAACAACACTTTCTtatgctgctttttgttgttattttaagcGTAAACAAAGGGAATGAGAATAAATGAATGGAGATGATGGTATTCTCTTATATTGCTTTTATAAAGTGAATTCTTCACGCTTtgcacagtaaaaataaacatctatTTAATTTGATGAGCATAAAATCAGGTTCTTTACGTCAAGTAATTGTAACTCTTCCGATGTTCTTTTCCTTGCCTCCTTTCATACAGAGATGCTATTGAAAGTAACATGGATTTTATGGGGTTAATTATAATGCAAAACAAGCTAAAGCAAGAAACCCCTGCTGTACTTGAAGATTTGCATAAAGCCAACATTCGCACTGTCATGGTTACAGGTTAGCATGTGAACATTCatataacaaagaaaaagaagttgtttTTGAACAGATTTATTTTGGATGTAGTGTATGGAATAAAAATTCTAGTGTTGATACACTGGGATTATGCTGCATATATGCAAGAATGAAGTTCAGAAGCTATTATGAAACTACATGTCATTTTGGTTGAGGGGTGCTTTGGTAAGTCAGAGGTCTGAAATCACTAAGGGGTTAATTCTACTTTGTGGAATTAACATATTAACATGTTGCTTCTTATTGAGTTGAAGGATGAAAAACCTTGAATGTCCTTGGACTAGGCAGAAGTTTAGGTCTAATCTCATGACTAGCTTTTGGCAGGAGTTCGTACTTCATGACCTCCTGAGGGTCCATCCCTGGCATTTCAATTTAATGTGTAAcaatacattatttcttttttttctttttttgtaagaaTGGCTTCGTAACCTTCCTTGGGtttgtctgtgctgtgttttctgtgtaaCGTGGGTCTTTTGTAAGTCACAAGTATTACAACTTGTAATATATGGGATAGACAAATACAGAATTGTAATTGGGTGGCAGCAGAACTCTGTGTTTGTCTTGTATGAATCATTTTTAACTGGGAGTGATGCTATTGAGTGGAGGAATGTAAGGGATATAATATGACATCTGCCTGTGGATTTGTTTGGCTCTAAGGATGTCACAGGTATATTAAAcagctttcctcctgctttAAACTGGCTTAGTTAGCTTTATCTTTTTGTTGAATATGGATGTATTGATCCTTTAGCTCAAGCCTTTCCAAACGCAATTCTTTCACAGGAGATAACATGTTAACTGCTATCTCTGTGGCCAGAGATTGTGGAATGATTCTACCTCAGGATAAGGTCATTATTGCTGAAGCACTACCTCCAAAGGATGGGCAGGCTGCCAGAATCAACTGGCATTATGCAGATACCCTCACAAGATGCACTAGTTCATCACCAGCCATAAACTCAGAGGTAATTTAATTGTTGTTGTGCCCTTGGCTTATAAACACTTCATTTTGCTGTTCGGATTCTTTGTCCCCcagcttttttattattctgttaAATAGTAAGTTTGCCTGCCGTTAAATGGCAACTCTAAACTGCTGTACTATTTAACTTTGCAAACCTTACAATACTGAAAAGTAGTAAAAGATCTTGGGGAGCTAGTTTTTAACTTGTGTTTAACTTCTCTGCAAGACTTGATGTTTTAGCTGTGCagatgtggggttttttttccctagttttCAAGTCTGCTTTAGCCACATGTTGTGGAAACATTAAACCATATGTTCTTGGTATTAAGTAAATGCTTTAATagaatgagatttttctttcaagtgaaGCTCATAGACGCCTTGACTAGAGTGAACAGTCCtcaagattattattattacactTTGTTCAATGCGCTACAGCTAGAATATTAAACTGCTTTTGATAGGATATTCCAGTTAAATTGGTCCATGAAAGTCTTGAAGATCTTCAGATGACCAAATACCACTTTGCAATGAATGGAAAGTCATTTGCAGTGATTTTGGAGCATTTTCAGGACCTGGTACCCAAGGTGAGCATTTTACTTGAATTTGGGTGCTTTTAATGAAGAACGGGCTGAGTGTTTTGAATACTAAGTTGTTTCTCTCTTCCAGCTTGTATTACATGGCACTGTGTTTGCTCGCATGGCTCCTGATCAGAAAACTCAGTTGGTGGAAGCTTTACAAAATGTAGAGTAAGTATTTGTTTAAGTATAGAAAGGGGTGGCAGCTTGACAGGGTCTGTGTGATGGGAAAAAAACCTGATAGCTGTTATACCAAATGAAAAAGGTTGGGCTGAGATAATGTCTAGGGTTGGTGAATAAGCTGAGCTGGATGACGGTACCGCCATCTGCTGGCTAGTTATGAATATGTAAATTGTACAAGCTTTGTGTAATTGTAAGGGATGAGTAGCTGAATAGCATATCTATAAATCTGATTTCTTGGCTTGGTGAACAAATTTATTGAGTGACATCTGTGTATTGAAGAAGTACTGGTGTGATGCCTTGTGGTCACTTAACTGTCAGTGTGTTGTCAGTCAGTGTCGAGGCTCGAACTACTAACTTTGAGACTGATGCTCATGTGGCTGTTTCTTACCTTTGTGTTTTTTCAGAagtttgatgtttgtttgttttttcattgacACTTTTAGGGTTATCTTTATAAAAATGTTGTATCTATATAAAATAGTAGAGAAGTATTAACTTCTTAGGATAAAGATGCTTTAGACTTTCTTGGGATGATAGCTGATAACTATTATTGGTTTGACTGAACTGGCTGAGTTACATTACTTTTATCTGCTTCTTTATATGTATAATGTAAATAGTAAATGCTTTTAGCACCCAGGATTACTTAGGTTTGTACAAACCCTGAACATATAAAGtaacaaaaagcatttaatgaaaTCAAGTAAATGAACAGTGATTGAGGAACAGTCCAGAACCCTAAcatctatttgttttctgtagttaCTATGTGGGCATGTGTGGAGATGGTGCGAATGACTGTGGCGtaagtacatttttatttcgCATATGGAACTGCTCAGGTTTTATAGCTGAAAGCATGTTTTGAAACGTTTTGTATTTCAATATGAATTGGCAGGCACTAAAGAGGGCACATGGTGGTATATCTTTGTCTGAACTCGAGGCTTCTGTGGCATCACCATTCACTTCCAGGACACCTAGTATTTCCTGTGTGCCAAAGCTGATCAGGTAATGCCACCATGACCATAAATATATCCATGTAACTCATTCTGTATATTGTATGTTAATAACATGTTTGATGTTTATTGTAGGCCCAGCTGAATTAAAGGACAAGCCATACATTTTTAGTAGTtacttctttactgaaaggtGGTTTGAATAAGGAATTGCAATAGcatgattattttgttttaaatcctgTTTATGTAAAGTTCATTTCAAGAGAGGGTTTTACAGTTCAGTACTTAATTCGATGTCTTAGTTACTACTGAAGTTTCCATGAAGTGTGTATATAATTGCAAATGGTAACATTCTTAAGATAGCCTTGCTTCTTAGCACCATACTAAGTAGAAAACAAGTTTCCTCTGTGGGGTTTCACCAATCTTCATTCTAGAGTTGGAATCAAGTTTTGGATATAGCTTAGCCAGAGATAAACCTATTTTAATCTGTATGGAACTGACGAAATCATGCATATGCAGAAGCATGTCTGAGGCTGGCAATTGTTGAATGTGTTTTCACTCAATCCATGTCGTAAACCTGTGTGATAAAGAAGCATTTCCCATcagatttccattttaaaaactttGCTGGAAAACCACGTGCAGTCAAAGAACATTGTGGTGTGGTGGTGGCTCAGTTCAGAGGGCATACTCGCAGCTGTGCACCTGAAAGTGTGCCATTCTGAccctccttttctctccatGTGCCTGAGCACTGTCTTCACCCTAGTGTCTCTTGAAAGGCTTGCTGATGTATTTAACTGcagttaattaaaatgaaatttctgcTTGCTTGTAAAAAAGCTTTCTAGTCACGattgcatttattttgacaGGGAAGGCCGTGCTGCTTTAATAACTTCCTTCTGTGTATTTAAATTCATGGCATTATACAGCATTATCCAGTACATCAGCGTTACTCTGCTATATTCTGTAAGTATTTAGTTGTGATTAAGCAGTGTCAATGTAATTCAGATTTGAAAGATGATACTTCTGAACTGTTGCCAGTCTCTTTGAATACACAACAATCACATTCAAAAATCTGGAACTTTCATATATTCATACTTAGGGAATTGATCTGTGAATTGTACTCAAGTAAAGGAAGTCAGCTTGGAAAGAGATTGATTTGTAAGAGATTGATTTGTTATAGAGAAGGACTTACGGAAATAATGCAGTAAGAGTTTCACTGTAAGATGCTTGTTGCTGTGGAAGCAGTTACTGATGTTTCACTTGTGATTTCTCTCTAGATCCTGAGCAATTTAGGAGATCACCAGTTTCTCTTCATTGATTTGGCAATCATTTTGGTGGTTGTATTCACTAGTAAGTATTATGCTGAACTACTGCTGGTGGCTTCTGTGAAGCCGTTTTTGCATTGTCAGGTTTTCCTTATCCACTTACTGCTGGTTGGAGTAAGCACTGTGATGTGAAAAATTAAGATGTTACAACTATTGCAATATCTGTATTGGAAAATTAACAATAACCATTGTACTGAATAAGATTCACCTATAGTTTGTGATATGTCCTCATGCAAGAAGCACATCATGGGCATGAGCTTAGGCAGTTCTTCACAGTACAGGAAGTCAGAAATCTGGCCTGAGGAAGGTGTTGGAATCAAAACAGTCTTTGTTCCAGCATGATCTTTCTCAAATGTTTTGACTTCTTGCCTTACTAGTTGAACTTGAAAGTGTTGCGCTTGCAAACTATCATCTAGTGAAGTACTTAATTTGACCTATGACCCTAGCACTCAGTTTACTGGCTAACACTAGAACTCTACTTTTTAAACTCAATGGAGCTGATTCTTTGAAGTGATGGAGGACTACAACTGAGGAAACTAGTTACTAAGTGCTTGTGCCAGAGAACTGGGAAGTTTGCTGTAGAACCTCACAATTGCCCTATCCAGTATTTGTCTGGGCACTCTGACAGTTACTTGTCTCATGGTTTCTGTGTTGTCCCCAGCTGCCCTGCGCTGCAAGGGGTAACCAGCTTATAAACGGCACTGCTGCATTCATATAGGGTGGTACAACCTTTGTTGGGTGGTTTCACAGTAAGAGGTCACGAGCAAGCCATTTCAGTTCTGCAGAGTATAAACAGGATAACTCTTGAAAACCATAATGATGCAATAGAtagtgtgtatttttttcctttttgcagtgAGCCTGAACCCTGCTTGGAAGGAGCTAGTTGCACGGAGGCCTCCATCGGGTCTTATCTCAGGTCCACTTCTGTGTTCCGTTTTGTCTCAGATCATCATCTGCCTTGTTTTCCAAACATTCGGGTTTCTTTGGGTCAAGCAGCAGCCCTGGTTTGAACGTTGGACACCAGAATCTGAGTAAGTGtttcagtgatattttaatGGACATGGTATCATCAGAAAGGGATCACCAGTAATGCTGTTGCATTTATCCACTATTTTGTAAGTGTAGTTTTTCTGTGGCTACTCATTAGTCTGCACCTAAAACTGTGTACCCAGTACATTGGTGCTGTCCAATGACTGAACTGCAGAATTGGGTCAGAGCCAGACTTCAGGGTCTGAAAATTCTTCAGGTCTGGGACATCTGAGATCAAAATTTGAAGTTCACGGTTCAAGCCTATTTTATCTTGTTTGTGTTTataaatttttgttttcctgttagAGTTCCAGtaaattacatttcagaaaatgaaagtattttcatattttatgacTTTGCAATATCTTCTTACCTGTCTTCCGAGTCTGTATAAAGCAACAGTCCCTAAACAGTTCCTGAAGGGATTTTACAagctgaaagaacaaaagaaattgaAGCATAGAACTCAGAATTGCTACCTCTCTGCCTCAGGCTTGAGCTAATTCTTACTACCTGTAGTAGGTTTTCAGGATATGCTTTTTTAACCTACTGTAGTAATTTCTTTCGTTACTCTTGCTAATAAATAGGATTCAGCCTTGCTTGGTTTTTCATCTTAACTCAGTCTTAAATGTTTATGTTGCAGTGCATGTAATGTATTGGATGCCACAAACATCAGCTCTACGCATGATGGGAACGAGACTCTTGATGATGAGCATAACATTAGAAATTATGAAAACAcaactttgttttttatatCCAGCTTTCAGTACCTCATAGTTGCAATTgtcttttcaaaaggaaagcCCTTTAGACAACCGTGCTACAAAAATCGTAAGTCCTTTCTTACTATATACAGTTATATATTTGACTGATATGGCTGAACTCCTTCCTTTTTGCACTAACCTAATCTTAAATTTGTTGGCATGTTTGTTGGCTGTATTTGCCTGGTGCTGTTGAAGTGTTTTCAAAAATGTACCTGGTATATTGTAGTAGGTCATTACTTGACAAGTCTGCAGAAGTTGGAACTCATCACTGTTTTAAGCTCAGTAGgaaaaaactgggaaaaaatgcTCATTAGAAAGCTGGGTGCTTATTTGTGATGTAGAAACAGGAGCTTTTATTTGCCTGTGGCTCCGAGTTTATAAGTATAGACACATATAAGGCTCTGTATGTCTGTACgtctatgtatatatattccaAAAATAAGGAGAAGTTAAAGTAATGTTGCTCAGCTGAAAGCTTGCTGtaaattttcttctaaatcatTCTGGCTTGGACTTAATGTTTCTATATAAAAGTAAATACTTCAGTCTTTTTTGCTCTGTCTCTTTACAACTCTGCAACTGCAAAAATATACCTAGGAGAAGATAATAGGTCAATAATATTCCCAGAGATTAATAAACCTCTGATATATGCAAGACCTCTCTAAAATCCCAATTGAGGGATTGTCtgaataaaatacttcaaaatactttttctttttttcatttgcagttctgtttgttACTTCCGTGGTAGTTCTCTAtgtcttcttatttttcatcatgTTGCATCCCTCTGAACTTATCGACATGTCTTTTGAGGTAAGATTGAGCAGATGTATCTGTACTTCTTGGGGCCGCTGGCTGCCTCTTGGGGAAACTTGAGCCCTGAGATTTTTAGCTTCTAATCTTGGGGAGGGGAGGTAATTTCTGCAAAACCCGTGTTCAGAGACAGGTGAAGTACCTAAATTAGTATCcctctttcttctgaaaacttCACGTTGAATTTTCCACTGGATGAGTGATGAAAGACCTTAAAATGTCCTCAGACAACAAGCACGAGAAGCGGGATTCTACAATAAGTATTAATATGCTTCATTACATCCAATTTTATGGGCATATGCACTTGTACACGTGAATTTATAACTCAGAGCCAGTTCTGAATGCACGTTTTGACCACTTCATTTATGTGGTGTTAACCTCTGGCAACTTCTTCTCACAGCTCGTATGTGTGCCATATGAGTGGCGCCTGAGAATTCTCATCATTGTTATTGTCAATGCAATTGTATCCGTGCTGATGGAGGTAAGAAACTCGAACTGAAAATACTTACTGTTCAGTGTTTCTCCTAGGCTGTAGGTTTGTCTTTGGTTTGCTTAGGAACTCAAAATAACATACCATTGCTGTATAAAATCCTTAGGGAAGCCCATCATACATGCACCATCCGTTGTTCATCTTACTGCTCAGAATAATGCAGGACTGTCCGCTTAACTGTATAATGTGATTAAGTGCAAAAGTAGAGATGTTTGTGCAGATCTGCTCTTTTCAGTCTGAGCCTGTTCAGCATCAGtagttttggttgtttttaccTCCTCTGCTCTGATTCCATAGTTAATGTGCTCAGAAAATCGCCCTGCCTTTCATCCAGGTACCACTTCTGTAGTTTCTAAGAATCTGTGTTAACAGCGGCACATCTGCTATAGCTAGTCTGGATTCTCAGCCAGTCATTTACTCCTATGGTTAGTTCTTCCGGTTTAAATGACTCCTTATTTCCAACCTGAAAACATTTGGTTTTTGGTTGCAGACAgtagttattatttttctttaaactttatCTTAGCTGCTACAATTATCCATTTTTACTGTATAacattttctgcagcttctaGTCAGTGTTTCCATTACTATGTGAGGGATTGCTATTAAGGTAACTAGAATAATGTTTGCTAGGATCAGACTGCTTTGGCCTTTGAAGATGACTATAGCATTAATATTCTTTCCAGTTGACTAAGTTTTCCCTTCTATTCACAACATTAGAAGTAACATCAACCAAAGTTCTTGGAATACTTTGTCAAGGCTTTGAGTTCAGAACATTGTTCCAAGTAAGAATTGCAAGGTATATTATTATATTCCCCCCTGTTGGAATATGGATTTCATTGTTTTTGCTAAGTGGCAATAACCCAGGCTTTGTgttgatagatagatagaaataAGTTGTAGTTACAGTTTTCAGCCCAATGATAAACTTAATGAAAGACAATAAACTTACCTTACAGCTGAAAACTTCCAACTTCTATGCAGTCTATAGATATTTCACGAGAGCTCAGTTAGAAAGACTGATTTATCACAGTGTGTTCCTCCACATAGTATGTGTCTCTTGAGGAAAAATGTTCATAAGGTTCCTCTCCTGAGCCTTGTCAGTTGCTACATCAGTCTGTAAACCTCTGAGTTTCTAGTAAACACGACCTAAGCAATGTATTCCCTGTAAAGCATTTGCTTTCACCAAGTATTTCAAAGCCCaactcctcttcttcctttgcaaGTTTTAGTTGGTATCTTTTCTAGTTACTACCATTAGCAAAACTTTTTCTTAAGATGATGCATCTCAGTTcctttaaaatggatttttctgtttttcttgttgcacATGTAGCAGTAGTGggatagaatcatggaatttaGTTTTCTTGACATTATTTGGATGTGTTGTATCTAACTTCTAAGCCTATTTATTCCACTTTCACTGCTAGCTGAATAGTTCCTGTAGACACCTGTTCTTTGTTCTGCTGAGACTAATTCCTTGGTAACTGCCCCATAAATGCTTCATAGTGATGAGGTACAGGGAAAGACTGGATCTGTTTTGTCTAATCACGCTTCCTATTTGATGCTCTTCTCTCTGATCCTGTGTAATTTAATTGTTTCTAAATCAGGAATGATTTTGAAATGTACTTGTCTCACAcctgttttctgaaatactttgtgaAACTTCTGCTCCTTCCATGTGGATACCAGACTGGATGTGCAAAGTGTTGCACATTCTTTGTACCAGGCATTAAAATCCATTATAAAAGTCCAATTAGTCAGCTCCTTTTTTTTCAATGGCAGATCTTAGGCAACTGTTAAACACAGATTCTGTCTAGAAACCGGAGAGTCATAGGCTTAAGGCTTTGAATGCCAAGGGTTCACACCTTCATAGCTAAGCCTGGTTATATAGGAATAATTATATACACAACATGGAGTGCTCACCTTCTGCCCTCTGTTCCAAAATCCGAAACAGCTCCCACTGGGGGCTCAGATTTGGCACCCTCTGGAAGCTTTTCTGTGCAAGCCACTGGTGTTTAAAATAGACAAAGCACAGCTACAGCGTGAAGTATGCTATAATGTttacagcatcacagaactgtaggggttgtaagagacctctagagattTAGTCTAGTCCCCCCAGCAAAGCAGgccccctacagcaggctgcgCAGGTAGGCACCGtgtgggtcttgaatatttgCAGAGGAGAATCagcagcctccctgggcagcctgggcagCAGTGCTAAGATGTTCCAGTGTTTAGGATGGTTTGAAGCAAAATGGCTTCAAGCAGTAAAGTCTGTGGTGCTTCACaggttttttgttattttttttttagtgttgaAACACATAAAGgatgtgtatttttgtttgtatcaGTGCATGCAGTTTTGGTCGTTACTACTTACTGATGATTAAAAATATGTGTTCATATTCTTAAGTTTCCTCTGAGCACTTcgaaaatgaaaatgtttatcACTTAAGTACTGACAGATAACATAAGCTCTCCGTTTTGCCTGGCACTGAATTATGTCTAACAGAGTATTTCAGGTTTTATTTGAAATGTGCACACTAATAACCAGTGATCATTAGTTTCTTAACTCTTCCTACTCACTGCAATGTCTCACAGAATGTCCTCCTTGATATGATCCTTTGGAAGGTTGTGTTCAGTCGAGACAAACAAGGAGAATATCGCCTCACCATACCCCAGCCGCCTCAGGTTGGAGACCAGTATTTTGCTGTCTTCATTTGAGTGCATGCAGATTAActcagttttgtcttttttatggTCTATAAGTGTCTGTTGCCTTATCTTAAGCTTAAGACTGTTTAGATTTCTCTAACTCAAATCTGAGAAGGAAAGGCTTCTGGTTTTGCGTTTCTCTCCTTGTTGACACAGAACTTAGCTCTTTGTGCAAGAACTGAGAAGCAAACCCAGAGAATTGCTTTTTAAGACTGTTCCCACTTTGCCCTCAGTTTGCTTATGAGCACATTTCATTGGCATTGTCGTAGATTAGCATGATAGGTCTGGGAGCGTCTTGATTTGCTTGGAAGCGTTGCTGCTGACTCTGGGCACAATCCAGTTCTTTATTAGTTTGTTTTAGGGTTTTAGAAGAGCAATTTATAGCAtgtaaaaatggaagaaaaaacagtagGTGGAAGTCCATTATTACTACTGGTTTGGTAGGCTtgaggggggagaaaaagcttctgcttttcaggtGGCTGCAAGTTTTAGTCCGGTCTGCCCCTTTGCTATTAATACACAAAAGAAATGTGTGTGAATCCTGCAGAAACTagcttttcctgttttaagCCTCTGACTTACTGCTTTTAGCTGGCTGTACTTGCTAAGAATTAGtggtttattttcagcattaagTTTTACTTAAGGAATTCACTTCAGGAGTACATTTGTCCTTCTGGGGCAAACTTGTGTTCTTCGAGAACAAATTGCTGCGTGCTCACTAAGGAATGGAGGTTGTGCCATATGACTCAGATTCAGTTCACCGATTTATATTCATTGAAAGCCTGAAGAAAACCATGTAGAATATATCTCCATAGAAAAGTCATCTACACGGACTCTAGATGCTGAGAAGTGAGACGAATTGAGCCTTGAGAATGTAGAGCAGTGTTCCTTTTCTCCAGCTACTTAAGTTATGTATGTCAAGGACTGGGAGGTGAAGGACAGAAAACTCAAGCTCAGTAATTAGtgtctgtttctgcagctaTTTTACCTGTCTGTAGGACTTTTTTCCCCGTTGAATGCACTGTTAGGTCTCAATATCAGCAAATTAAACTCTGCCTCTTGTGGCTGGCTGGATGCCTTCAGTTAAACAAGTAATTGTCAAAAAGTGTTTGGAGAACCTTTGGTAATTTTACTAAGTTTTATAGGAGGTGCTCTTATTAAATAGTGGTGGTGACATCATTAAATAGTTACATTAAATATAACACTGTTATACCCGTGTTTATTGAAACTTATAAAATATGCATGAAAGTCGCTGTGGACTATAAATGTTACTATAATGTAGAacaattgttttttcttaatgtgcTCAACATGTCATCACTACTGTAGTGTAGAGGAGATGACTTGGCAGAAGAGCTTCAGTCCTATACCTTCTCGGTGTAGCGATGGCACATTAAACTTGCGGCTTTTTGTTTAGTGATGTACTGTATTGTTGCAT
It encodes the following:
- the ATP13A3 gene encoding polyamine-transporting ATPase 13A3 isoform X2; translated protein: MHDYRKMFFGINEIAVKVPSIFKLLIKEVLNPFYIFQLFSVILWITDEYHYYALAIVIMSVISIVSSLYTVRKQYVMLHDMVAAHSIVRVSVCRRNQEIEEILSTDLVPGDIMLIPSNGTIMPCDAVLLSGTCIVNESMLTGESVPVTKINLPNPSEYPKATGDEIYSPEAHKRHTLFCGTNVIQTRFYTGELVKALVVRTGFNTAKGQLVRSILYPKPTDFKLYRDAYWFLLSLVVVAGIGFIYTIVNSILNEVPAHTIIIESLDIITITVPPALPAAMTAGIVYAQRRLKKIGIFCISPQRINICGQLNLVCFDKTGTLTEDGLDLWGIQRVENARFLLPEERACSESLLKSEFIACMATCHSLTKIEGVLSGDPLDLKMFEAIGWILEEATEEETALHNRIMPTVVRPSKQLFPESKQATNQEMELFELSTTYEIGIVRQFPFSSVLQRMCVIARILGEKRMDAYMKGAPEVIASLCKQETVPVDFESVLEEYTKQGFRVIALAHRKLESKLTWHKVQTINRDAIESNMDFMGLIIMQNKLKQETPAVLEDLHKANIRTVMVTGDNMLTAISVARDCGMILPQDKVIIAEALPPKDGQAARINWHYADTLTRCTSSSPAINSEDIPVKLVHESLEDLQMTKYHFAMNGKSFAVILEHFQDLVPKLVLHGTVFARMAPDQKTQLVEALQNVDYYVGMCGDGANDCGALKRAHGGISLSELEASVASPFTSRTPSISCVPKLIREGRAALITSFCVFKFMALYSIIQYISVTLLYSILSNLGDHQFLFIDLAIILVVVFTMSLNPAWKELVARRPPSGLISGPLLCSVLSQIIICLVFQTFGFLWVKQQPWFERWTPESDACNVLDATNISSTHDGNETLDDEHNIRNYENTTLFFISSFQYLIVAIVFSKGKPFRQPCYKNLLFVTSVVVLYVFLFFIMLHPSELIDMSFELVCVPYEWRLRILIIVIVNAIVSVLMENVLLDMILWKVVFSRDKQGEYRLTIPQPPQEAVDRLGVCFLSSLFGYREKTPKAKYMHLAQELLVDPEWPPKPRTTTEAKVPSQENGSYQIITLT